The DNA window GCCAGAAAAATTGCCTGGAGAAGTAGCATGGGCGGTTGTGCATTTTCATCCAGCCATCGCGGGTCGACAATGGGGGTCCAGGAAACGCAATACTTGTTAAAACTGTCCATCAGTTCCTTCTGGACCGACACCGGTGGCAGCTCAAAAGCGCCTTGCTCTTGGAGCATTTTTAGGTCTGCGTCCGACACCTTTTGCTCGGGATATGTGGCTTCGCGGCCGGGCTTGACCATATTCTCGTTGAACGGCACGCTTCCGCCGAGATACTCACTACGCCCGCGGTAGctttcttccttgatgaAGGGCGCGCCATCGTTGTCGGGCAACGACAATGATCCCGTGGAAATTGCATTGGCCGCCTGAGCATGGTCTAAAGAGAAGCGTGGTTCTATCCGACTCTCGGTCGGGCCCACCGGGGCGTGGGAGGCGCTGCGCTGGGGTGTCTCGCTCAGAGCAGGGTCAGAGAGGTGCCGCCCCGGTGACAGACTGTTCGTGAATCTCTTGCGCTTCCTTGTATAGGGCCTAAATACATGCATTGTTTAGTCCCTAGGCCGCGCATTCCGGGCGCATCTACACACCTGCACTCCACATCGGACTTGCGGCAATTGGTGCATGGGTCGTGGATAGCCAAATCACAGCGCACCTGGGGCAGTCAGCATTGCCGAAATAAGGCTAGATCGATTGACCCGCTAATTACCTTGCGCTTGTGACAGATGATACACGCGGTGGACATGGCGCTATGGGGAAGGAATCAGTCGATCCGATGGAGGTCGGAGAGGTGCGTTGTGGATGTGGGGTTTAGCCGAGGCATTTCTGGAACACAGGAATGATGATGTCTAAGGTTGGCCCAGCACCGATTCACTATGAATGGTATATGTCACCTGGATCATGGCGACGGAAGCACCCCCCGTGCTGACGGACACCTCTCATGAGGGCATCACAATTGTCACAATCAACCGGTCCTCTCGGAAGAATGCGGTCGACTCCCTGACAGCCGCGAAGCTTTACGAGGCCATCCTCGCGTTTGAGGCCAACGCAAGACAAAAGGTCTGCATCCTCACCGGCACCGGTGATACTTTTTGTGCAGGTGCCGACTTGCACAGCGTTGCGCAAAGTCGCGATGACACTCCTGCCGACAATCTCCAGCCTGTCTCCGGCCGCAACCTAGGGCCCATGGGGCCTTCCCGGCTGATCGTTCAGAAACCCATCATTGCGGCGGTTGCCGGGTACGCGGTGGCCGGTGGCCTGGAGCTGAGTCTACTGGCCGACATGCGCGTGGCCGAGGAGGGCTCGGTTTTTGGCGTCTTCTGTCGGCGCTGGGGTGTGCCACTCATCGACGGAGGCACTGTTCGCCTGCAGGCGATTGTCGGCCTCGGTCGGGCCATGGATATGATATTGACTGGTCGGCCAGTTCACGCTCAGGAAGCACTAACTATGGGACTGGCCAACCGTGTGGTCCCCAAGGGAGAGTCGTTGAAGGAGGCTCTTGCCATTGCAAAGCAGCTCATCGCCTTCCCAGAGCTTTGCCTGAACACAGACCGGCGCTCATGCTACTACAGCGCATTTGAGGCCTCTTCcttccaggatgccatgTCTCAGGAATTCAATGCTGGGCGCAAAGTCATCTCTGCTGAGGCCATCGCAGGCGCGGCCGCATTCAGCAAAGGGTCGGGCCGACATGGCAGCTTCAAGGAGTTCAGCAAGCTTTGATTTGTCTCGTACCTGCATGGTTCACAGCATGTTTGGCCTTGCTATAATCACCCTACTTAATTTAGCTTACAATTGGATATAGATAAGCCGCGACCCTTGTAGGCAATCGGTAGAGCCTTACGTGCCCATTGATCCATAAGCACCGACACCCGCACTTTTAGATTATCATTCTTGCTACATTTGCTGTGCCTATTCCAATCGATTTATAAGATTAGAACACTCTAGCTAATGACCGTCCGCACTCTTCTCTTTGCCCCTCGCAAGCCCGATATCACTCCGGCCCAGTTCCAGCACCACTACGAAACTAAACGGGCCTGATGCCACTCTATTTTGATGCCATGATCGATCGGTACAGGAACGTGTTCTAGCAGACAAAAATAGTCTCATTGCCAATGATCGGGCCCTAGATCGATGGGTCAGTAAATGATAAGAGGCTATTTTATGTTTTCATTGTGAGCATACCATATACACCAGATTCCGGTGCGCAATGCGCCAAGTCCGATCTGACTGCCGATGCCATATATCCTGGTACTGGCCGTAGGCATATGCGACTTGGCCGGTAGCTTGTCCGGAGCCGAAATGCGCAGCGCGATAGTAGGTCACGGACTCGGCGACGGTAAGCGAGATAGGATCAATCAGCTGGGTGCCAAATAGATGCTGTGTCGTAACACACTCCAGGCTGGCAGCTAGTGCTTGCTGGATGTTGGACAGCGGTGTCAGAACATTAAGGGGTGCCGAGTAGTTGGCGACGGCATTTTCGGCAAAGACCTTGTCTAGGGCGTCGAAGTTCTTTCCATCAATGGCAAATGGGTAGAGCGCGAGGGTGTTTCGGATTGCCTCGACTACGGTTGCATCTTCGCCGGCGTGTGGTACGAAATCATTGGCCAGCAAGGACAGTGGGATGGGCGCTGTGCCTAATGGCGGCGAGAAATCCGCGACAGCAGTAGAAATAGAGAGCCCGGCAAAGGCAGTGAGAGCGAGGAGTTTCATGGTGGGTGGGATGGAATAGAATGAAATCTTCGAGGGCAATTATTAGGGATAAGCGGAAGTACCCAGGACCCCGGTCAAGTAGTTCTCGTATAACTAGTCCGTATGGTCGAGGTCCAACCGCACTAACTAAAGCTGCAACCGAGGAAACGTAGTTGGTCATGGATAAGCGATTAGGCCATAATAGAATACATTAACCGATTGGTCCTGCAGAGCCCCTCTAAATCTGCGTGCGTCGAGCTGCAACACAATTGTCACAGCAAATCCCtagttcttcttcttctcggcaatTTCATTGTCCTCCGGAGCAAATCGAATCCGCTTCCCGTAGAGAAAAGGAGACCGAGACACCAACGTACCCACGGCATAGCCGATGTAGGCCCCAACCAAAATAGTGATTGGGAATGCTTGCCATGGCCGATCCCTGCCATCCAAAAGTCAGCCAAGATGGATCGTTGAAATTCAATGATTGTAAAATACTAACCAATCCAATGGAATAGGAATAGCACCGAACCATGCTCCCAGGCCCGTCCCAAGAGCGCCACCCCAGACCGTGTCCGCCGGAAGAGCGAAGCCCCAGACTTCTTTCCAGGCCGCACCGTCGACTCCATGAACGTATATCAATGCAGTCGCAGAAAGAACAGCCATATGGGCAGCGCAGAGCATAGTCTCGGCGTTTTGAGTGGTGAGCGGAGcgccgaagaggacgagcaggatgGCCAAAACGGGTGTGGCcaggagagagagaagagcgagggagaggaatGCAGGCTATAGAACGTCGTCAGCGTTAGAGAGCACCCAACgatccaagaagcagctcTCATACCATCAATTTAGCCCAAATGCCAGCCCAAACGTTCTTACCCGTCTGTTGCTTCCGTCGGTAGCCAGGCTTACCGGGGCGCAACGCGACGCTAGGTGAAGAGGGCGATCGGGGAGCAGATTTCCTTTCCCCATCTCCGGGAACCGGTGACCCCGTGTCCGTCACCttggaagatgaaggagacgGCACCGTCCCAACCGGCGGAAGACAGACCATCACGTAGCTCAACTGCAGGAGGAGCACCCATGGCAAGCTATTTAGGAGCTCCCGGGCCGGATTCGCAGTCAATGCATCGAAGCGAAAAGCAAAGAGCGTCAGCAGCAATGTCGGCTGAACGAACGAGTAGATTTGCGAGGTGGGCGAAGGAAGGATGTTGACAGGCGGAACGGGAGGCTTCTCAACGAGGGGTTGACCTGAAgtcgagctggaggatgcCGCAGGGCTCAaggaagaagcaggagaGAAGGGCGAGGCCATTGTAGACACATGGGAGCAGAAACCGCGGTCTGGTTCGGTCGAAGTTCATCCCAGCATGGCAAAGGGAAGGAATCCAGCTGTGGTTTGTCTGGTTTGCAGCTGGCGGTTGGTGCCTCGTCACTCAGGCACTCGAAAATACACTTCCTAGACTGACCAAGGAGGTTCCAGCTAAGAGTGCCCTGCTTAGGGAGGTTTAGGGAGGGATTAGGCTTGGTTTTTGGAAAATTAGAGTGACTTAGGGAAGTTTTACGAACCCTGGGTACTCTCAACTTTGGAGAGGGCCAGGGTAAGCTCAGCTAATTCCTGGGTACGCTCAACGACGTGCCCGGGCCACTCTCAAGCTGGACCCCCGAAACATACAATAATCAACCAACTGACTTCATGGATTTTGATTCTAGCAATCGTAAAAATGACCTGAATCAAAAGTCCACTAGTAGGCAATCAACCACAAAAAGAACAGACAAGACTGGCTGAAGATAGGAGACATCCATACATTCGTAGACACATCGCGACGCATGACACGGCAAGAAAGGGATATGAACAGGGATTAGATGTTGGGAAGAACGCGAAGACAAAAGCATTCCGGGTGAAAGGCCAGAAAAGAGAAGCAAGGCCAGGGATCAAAAAAGGGAGATTGCTTCAAGGTATAAGATCCCAAAgcaaaagggaaaaaaaaaacagacAGAGAAAATACGAAAACACAGATGATAGGAAACCCCCAATACCAATCCCAAATCTTTCCCCTCCCTTGGTGCTTGAGAAGAACAAAGAACCGACGCTAAAACATAAAGAGAAACAAGCACCAAGCAGTTGCGCAAGCTGGAAAAGCGTCAGAAGACACTTAAGTAGAGGGCTCTGCAGCCTCCTTGGCAGCCTCCTTGGAAGCATCAGAAGATCCCCCTAATGCCGAGGTCGGTGCCTCAGTAGTCGCGGTGCTTGCAGCTTGAGACACCTCTTTGGCGTGGTCCGCAGCTGGGGCAGCGGACGGCACCACCGGGCTATGCGGCTCCTCAGGGATCGAAGGCGGAAGTCCACCAGGCATGGGTGAAACAGGGGAGCGAAGAGGCTCTTCCTTCGGTTGCTCTCGCGGTATGTCAATGAATGTTGGCGCGCCGTTATCCGGGTCAGGACCGGTCGGGGACAACGGTTGGCTCGTGATAGAAGGATCTGTGTCCGAACGACCGGGGCTTCTGTTTCGATCGAGATCATCCTTTACGCCATCCCGAACTTGAGCGACTTTGGCCTTGAATTTGCCAAATatgcttttcttctctggcTCGGAGCTAGACACACTATTGCCTTGAACCTCGGCATCCAAACTTAACGGCTGGCTCGACAGGTCGCTAGAAGCAGGCTGTAGGTCATTTCCGACAGAGCTACTGCTCTGTTCGGCACCGGGGTTGTTTGTGGCGAGGGGCGGGGATGATACACCCAGTCCAAGCTGTTCGCTGCTCCGTTTAGATGAGCGAGGGAACCGCCAGCTGCGGCGGTGATCTCGGCGCTCGGATCGTGACGCCTCGTCGGCTTGATCCACGTCCGAGTGGTCGGTGAATGAAGAGCGCGAGTTCATGGAAGGAGTGCGGGATTGATGGGGTCGGAGGGAGTTGTCCGTCGCCGGCTGCGGTGTGTTCTCGCCGGGGTTTGTGTTGGACTCGGCCTGAGAGCCCAAGGTGGACGACTGAGTTGGTCGAGGGGTTGTATCGCCCATGCTGATGTCCGTTGACTTCCTTCCACGCGACGATTCCAAGACAGCATCCACACTTTCAGAGTTCACTCCTTGCAAGGAGTTGGATGAGCTCTGGGCACTGGCACTGGCGCTGCCAGGAATTCGTCGCTTCTTCAGCCGATTTGGCTGCCGGTTTTCCTTCTGCTCTACATCTGCGGGGGGTGATTTGCTAAAAAGATTGGAGAGTTTTCGCTCCCGGGTCGGCGTCAAGACTTGAGGGAGCGGGGAGGTTGGGGTTTGAATAATTTCCTGCGGACGGGGGGCGTCGCTTGTGCTGCGATGCTCGGAGGCTGCCACCGGTACGGGGCCGTGAGTCGCGGTATGCTTAAACGAGGGGGCTGGCGTTGAAACTCCCAAGGTGGGTTGACTAGCGCCCTGTTCTTCTGGCTCTTCGAGTACCGATGGCGTTCGACTGGTCGATCGAGAACTTTGATGGGAAGCGGAGAGACCAGTTTGATGGGTCGTGCCGGTCGTGCCGGTCGCGCTGGCCTCGCTGGGTCGTGAGTAGCGCGCAGAAGCAACGACGGGAGCCATCTTGGACGGCAGGGTGTTACTGCGGTGAACGCCACCACCAGATGCAGAAGTCGGGGTACCAGGGCTGGGGGCATTGTTCGAATTCCGCGAGTTTTTGGACGACACAGAAACGTTACGGCGCAGGTTGTCCAGCTTGCGGTGGCCCTCGGTGCTTCCACTGGCGCTGGACACGGAACGACGGATATTCGAGTGCGTCGTCTTGGGCGGCATGCCCGCTTCGACCTCCTTCATCGTTTTCTCGTCGGCTGCAGTGCCATTCATCCCAAACAGAAAGTGATCCTGATTCTCGATGAGGAAAATCAGCACATCCTGGCTCAGCTTGTACTCTTCGGGCGACATGTCATGCTGCGGGTGGGACAGCATCCCAGGCTGAAAGATAGCCGACAGGTTGCCCGAGGGCATGCGATTTTGGTCGGACTTGGATGCGAAGACtgcgagaaggtcgaggataTAGAGGAGCAGTTGCTTATTCAAGGGCGGCAGCTCAATGATCAGCCGCTGGTACGTATCAACGGCCTTGGCGTGATCAAACTTGTCCGCATCGGCCGCTTGAACTCCGCTTTGAACCTGCTTCTGATAGATTCGCAAGGGCTCCCGGAAACGCTCATAGAATTCCAACGGGACGATTGGCTCCGGCAACTGGTTCAAGAACCGACGCAGCACGTTGGCCGCATCGTGCACGGTATATCCTGTCCAATCCAGCCCTTTTCCGTATCGCTCAGGTGAGTCGAAGATCTCCTGGAGGTCTTTGATACGCTTGGCGGAGCCGTTGAGGCGGAAGATACCTTCCACGTCCGTGGCTAGTGGAGAAGGGTCAGTGGGGTCCGGTCAGACCGAGGATCCAGGCCACGTACCTTTCTCCTTCAGAAATACGCCACACTTGGCGACAACAATTGGAACATAACCATAGATGAAACTTTCGCCGTGATCATTGGTCAGGGAGATGGCGACGTTGGCGTACTTGATGCTGACGTTGAGTGGCACACCGAAGATGCCTCGAGGAGGTTCTATCGCAATCACGAATTAGCTAGTTGCTCGAAGGAACAACATCTGAGGCACGTGCGACAGCGGTCGCCATTAATATGGCCGTCACGAGGAAACACTCTGTGGCACAACCAAGTTATGGGCGTGGACATTCAGGGGGCGCGACGTTGACCGCTGAGGGAGGCGGGCAGGCTGGTCGGAGCGAAGGAATTCCCGGCGCAGCAGTGGCATCACCGTCGCATAGGGGAAAAGTATGGTCGGCACTGTACCTTTCAATTCATCCTTCCTGCTGTTCCTTTTGAACTGCCTCCACCACGAGGCGAGGTCGCGTTTAGAcggcggcgagctggagTCCACGGGGTCGGGCGAGGTGGGCAGCGGAGGTATGGCCTCAGCGGCCGGCGGCGACTTGCCGGTCACCATGGCGAACGAGGTGCGACTCGAGAGAAAGGCGTTGGTGCAAACAAGCGGGAGGGAGCGAAAGCGCGTAGGGAAGGATGGCCCTGCGTCACCGCCCTCGGGTGGATAGAAGGCTGGGGCTGGGGGGCGAAGGGCCCAAGAAGGGCAGAcaggggagaaggagagacTGGAGGAGAGGCCACGATGgcgaagggaaggaaggaggatgagagaGGGCGCAGTAGGGGAGGATGAAGGGAGACCCGAGAGAGTGCGTGagtgagaaagagagaagatcaaggcggGTGAAGATGGTTCACGGGGCACGAGCCAACAGAGTCAGTACTATGAATAGACTGGGGCAAGTTACAGAGACGATATTATCATGGTCACCACTACTgggtattattattattataatCAGTAGAGGTTCTGCGCTTTTATTATCATGTTACTATGGAAGAATTGGCCACTATCATTATTGTCTAACTCGACGATTTTTCTTCTAGGGTCTACTCAAACGGCCCTGCCCTCACGTCACCGGCCCCTAGTCAACCATCGTGGCTAGACCCTGGCAAAGGGGCCGGCGTGGCCATTCAGATGTCTTCGCCTACCGTAATTAGTACCGATCGGCCCGCCGGTGGGCTCCGCAGGCTTCGTGAATTTTTCTGGTCGTGTTCTCCCGGTGGGTCAGAGGGAGATTGCACCCAGATTGACACAGGTCCTTTGCCAGgggcatgatgatgattttggACATCCCTACTGACACGCGCCGAACAGTTTCATAATGGGGTTAAACGATCATAATAATGAAACGTACCGAACAGGCATAGGACAATAGGTCATGTGACCCTGTTCACGTGCTGTATTATCTAATCTCGGATCAACATTGTTGCGCCGGAACTGGTGCAGCTTCGGAGCGGTTTGAGTCGAGGTGATCCAAACACTGTCCACCAGTTGCATTCATTTTTTCCACACACACCATGGAAGGGTAGGCGTGCATCtcctttccctttcttctcacACATCGCTGACTTGATCCAGACTCAACGCAAACGAACAACGCGAATTCGCGTCCCGCATGGAGCGGAAGCAGCTGAAAGAGTTTATGACGGTACGCTACTCGACCTCTCCCTAAACCGATGATGTGCCATCTCATCTGAGCCGGATCCTCAATTCccctcctcgatcttcctTGTGCCAATCTGACGATGCTCTTGACTGTCTAGATGTACTCCAAGATGGTGCAGCGGTGTTTCGACGACTGCGTCAATGATTTCACCACCAAGTCCCTCATCAACCGCGAGGAGCAGTGTGTCATGCGCTGCGTCGATAAGCACCTCAAGAGCTCGGCTCGTCTGAACGAGCGGTTCCAGGAGCAGAATGCCGCCATGATGCAGGGCGGGCAGATGCCGGGCCGTTAAGTGCGGACTTGGACGGGCTGTGTGCGGAAGATGGCTCTCAAATGtgtggagaaggagagtCGATGGGACCTCGAGGATAgccatggccatctccgGCCCAACCGGAACGATTCTGGAGGGGCTGGTGTGAGATTGGTGTGAGATCACTGCCTGGCTCTCGGGGCCCCTATCGGTGAGGAAGCAGAGCAAGCTCGGCTTCTTTCCCGTGTATCATAGTGCTTTTAGGCGCGGGGGGTGCATGCTCCCCGTCGCCTTTCCAAATATAAAAAGGGCTCTGATAGCCCCCGGTACTTCGCCCTTAAACCCTGCTCTTACTTCCGATGTCCACATCATCCGATCCCGCCGCAAAATGCCCAAAGCTTCTGCATCCCTCACTCTCCCGTTCCTCTTTCTACTGATAGGCTGTTATTATTGTTCAATCCACCTCTCTTTTCACCGGACACCAGCTATGTATGGATGGTCTGTTGGAGTAAAAACACCCATCTCGATCTTGAGCGGGACGAATTGCCTATCTAGAACCGGCTGTCCAGCAGTGGGTCGGTGTCATCGGCGTTCACCAGACTTCTCCAATCTTAGTCAAACACTTCCCCTCAGGAAAGCAACGGAATCTcccctcatcatcctcctcacgCACTCCAACCTCGTTCACTAACTATTATTCCCCCACCCCCTCACTCTCCGACTCcacccattcttcttcctaATTATTCCCGCCCGTCgcccttctttcttctttcttctctatatccccttccatctctctccGTCTTATCCTGTGAGTCGGGTCGTCCTACGTAGTTCCCACCCATCCCGCCCATCGCTAACCGCCCTCCCACAGCGTTTTCTGTGCACCCGAAACTGACCTGATACCATGTCCGGTACCGTCGGAAAGGTAAAAAGACTCTCCCTGGAAATATCGTGAATATGAACTAACATGAATTGTCTCAGACCATCACTTGCAAGGTAAGCTACAACTTTTCCCGGTGCCCCAGCTTAACTCCAATGTGCCCCGCCATGTTACCTCGCGTCACCCTGATGTCACCTACTCACGCATCGCTGATAGGCTGCGATCGCCTGGGCCGCCGGTGAGCCTCTGTCTGTGGAAGACGTCGAGGTCGCTCCCCCGAAGGCGCATGAGGTGCGCATTGAAATCCACCACACAGGCGTCTGCCACACCGGTAAGTCCCATCGTAAGCCCCGCCATCCGCGCCCCTCACACTAACACGGTCAGATGCCTACACGCTCTCGGGCAAGGACCCGGAGGGTGCTTTCCCCATTGTCCTGGGACACGAGGGTGCCGGCATTGTCGAGTCGGTGGGTGAGGGCGTGACTTCGGTCAAGCCTGGCGACTATGTGATCGCTCTCTAGTATGTCCAGTGTCGCCCATATTAAGCATGGCATCGACTGACTCGCTTCCAGTACTCCTGAATGCGGTGAATGCAAGTTCTGCAAGTCTGGAAAGACCAACCTCTGCGGCAAGATCCGTGCTACCCAGGGTAAGGGTGTCATGCCCGATGGCACCTCCCGGTTCAAGGCCCGCGGCAAGGACATCTTGCATTTCATGGGTacctcgaccttctcgcaGTACACTGTGGTCGCCGACATCTCTGTTGTTGCGGTCACAGACAAGATCCCTACCGACCGCTCGTGTCTGCTCGGCTGCGGTATCACCACGGGCTACGGTGCCGCGGTGGTGACGGCCAAGGTGGAGCAGGGCTCCAACGTCGCTGTGTTCGGTGCCGGCTGCGTCGGTCTGTCGGTGATGCAGGGTGCGgtcaagaacaaggccgGCAAGATCATTGCGGTCGACGTCAAcgacgacaaggaggccTGGGCGCGCAAATTCGGTGCCACGGACTTTGTCAACCCCACCAAGCTCTCGGGCAAGACCATCCAGGAACACCTGATCGAGATGACCGACGGCGGCTGCGATTACACTTTTGACTGCACCGGTAACGTCGGTGTCATGCGCGCCGCGCTCGAGGCCTGCCACAAGGGCTGGGGTGAGagcatcgtcatcggtgTGGCGGCTGCTGGCCAGGAGATCTCGACTCGGCGTAAGTCATTCTGGGTTCCTTAATCACTGTCCATTTAACTGACTTCTCCAACAGCATTCCAGCTTGTCACCGGTCGTGTGTGGAAGGGATGTGCCTTTGGCGGTATCAAGGGCCGCACGCAACTGCCGGCCCTGGTGGACGACTACCTCGGCGGTAAGCTCAAGGTGGACGAGTTCATCACGCACCGCCAGCCGCTGGATGGCATCAACAGTGGCTTCGACCAGATGAAGCAAGGTGACTGCATCCGCTGTGTGGTGGACATGAAATAGATCTTGCGTTCTGAGTAACGGAGCGAAAAGTTAGTTCTGATATGTGGAATATGAACTTGTGACTGTTCTCCTGCGTTGGTGAAGTTTATTGCCGGGGCTGTCCACGCTCTATGTAGAGTTCGTACATGAACGGCCAAGGTCCCCAGCATTGAGCAACCTTGCGAGCCGACCTCCCCGCTCGCCTGCGTGCATCTTCTCGCTCCATCGGTAAGAATCCGATGGTCTCCACCTCTCCTTGCATAGATAAACAGGTCGATTTCGGTTCTATTTCGGAAGAACGTCGCACTTGATAGCCAGAATGGTTTCTGGATGGTCAGTCTAGCCTGCAGCCAGGCGGAATACGGTGATCTTCACGGCAGAGTACAGTCTATAAGGCCAGATGgtcaccacatccaccgGACAAGGCCTGAGATGGTCCACCATGAGTACGTCTATAAACAGAGCCACTCGCACGGGCATGGCGAGATCGACCTGGCCGGCCTTTCTCCGGTCACCAGTCTTCCTTCATCGATCACTGTACACTTTCCCATCCTATTATAGACAATATCTGAAACATATTTCAAGCCCGAACTAGTCATGGCCAAAGAGCTCGCCCTCCCGGAGCCCTTCGCCTCCATCCCACGAACAcagcttctccttggccCTTCGCCGATCCATGCCCTCCCCCGCATCAGCTCCGACCTCGCCAGCAACAGCTCGCACCCACCGGTGACCATCTACGCCAAGCGGGATGATCTGAACTCCGCGTACGCATATGGCGGCAACAAAACCCGCAAGCTGGAGTATCTGCTCGCCGACGCCCAGGCGCAAGGCTGCACCACTCTCGTCTCCATTGGCGGCGTGCAGAGCAACCATACGCGCCAGGtggccgccgtggccgcACGCACTGGCCTTGAAGCTCGCCTGGTGCAGGAGCACTGGGTCGATTGGGTGGACCCGGGGTATGAGACCGTTGGAAACATCCAGCTGTCACGGCTGATGGGCGCAGACGTGCGGCTGGACCCATCTGGGTTCGGAATTGAACACAAGACCACCGCGCAGGCAGTGGTGGACGAGTGCGTTGCGCAGGGCAAGAAGCCATACTACATCCCCGCAGGCGCGTCCGACCATCCGCTCGGCGGGCTGGGGTTCGCCCGCTGGGCATTTGAAGTGCGCGAGCAGGAACAGGAGCAGGGCGTTTTCTTCGAAACGGTGGTCGTCTGCGCCGTGACTGGGTCGACTTTCGCCGGCATGATCGCAGGGTTTAAGCTGCTGGAGCGTCTGCACCCGACAGACCCCCAACGAAGGATCATTGGCATCGACGCCTCGGCGACGGTGGAGGCTACTCGCGCGCAGGTCCTGCGGATTGCCCGCAACACGGCTGTCCACATCGGTTTGAGCGCGGACGATATCACTGACGCCGATGTCATTCTCGACGACCGCTATCATGCTGGCATTTATGGTATCCCAGATCGCCAGACCTGGGATGCGATTGAGTATGCCGCTCGCATGGAGGCATTTATCACGGACCCGGTTTACGAGGGGAAGAGCTTTGCCGGTATGGTGGATATGATCCGACAGGGAGAGATCCAGGGTGGCAATGTGTTGTATGCTCATTTGGGTGGGCAGTTGGCGTTGAATGCGTATTCGGATATTGGCCGGACCCAGGGTTAGCAGGCCATAAAGCTAGTGATGAATTTACGGAGCTACGGCGAAGGACACAAGATTGGAAAATCAATTTAAGTTGGCATTTGTCAAAGGAGTGACTGTAGTTGGAAAACTGAGGATCAA is part of the Penicillium psychrofluorescens genome assembly, chromosome: 4 genome and encodes:
- a CDS encoding uncharacterized protein (ID:PFLUO_007113-T1.cds;~source:funannotate), which codes for MEGLNANEQREFASRMERKQLKEFMTMYSKMVQRCFDDCVNDFTTKSLINREEQCVMRCVDKHLKSSARLNERFQEQNAAMMQGGQMPGR
- a CDS encoding uncharacterized protein (ID:PFLUO_007109-T1.cds;~source:funannotate); amino-acid sequence: MATEAPPVLTDTSHEGITIVTINRSSRKNAVDSLTAAKLYEAILAFEANARQKVCILTGTGDTFCAGADLHSVAQSRDDTPADNLQPVSGRNLGPMGPSRLIVQKPIIAAVAGYAVAGGLELSLLADMRVAEEGSVFGVFCRRWGVPLIDGGTVRLQAIVGLGRAMDMILTGRPVHAQEALTMGLANRVVPKGESLKEALAIAKQLIAFPELCLNTDRRSCYYSAFEASSFQDAMSQEFNAGRKVISAEAIAGAAAFSKGSGRHGSFKEFSKL
- a CDS encoding uncharacterized protein (ID:PFLUO_007111-T1.cds;~source:funannotate), with product MASPFSPASSLSPAASSSSTSGQPLVEKPPVPPVNILPSPTSQIYSFVQPTLLLTLFAFRFDALTANPARELLNSLPWVLLLQLSYVMVCLPPVGTVPSPSSSKVTDTGSPVPGDGERKSAPRSPSSPSVALRPGKPGYRRKQQTGKNVWAGIWAKLMPAFLSLALLSLLATPVLAILLVLFGAPLTTQNAETMLCAAHMAVLSATALIYVHGVDGAAWKEVWGFALPADTVWGGALGTGLGAWFGAIPIPLDWDRPWQAFPITILVGAYIGYAVGTLVSRSPFLYGKRIRFAPEDNEIAEKKKN
- a CDS encoding uncharacterized protein (ID:PFLUO_007110-T1.cds;~source:funannotate); translated protein: MKLLALTAFAGLSISTAVADFSPPLGTAPIPLSLLANDFVPHAGEDATVVEAIRNTLALYPFAIDGKNFDALDKVFAENAVANYSAPLNVLTPLSNIQQALAASLECVTTQHLFGTQLIDPISLTVAESVTYYRAAHFGSGQATGQVAYAYGQYQDIWHRQSDRTWRIAHRNLVYMGPIIGNETIFVC
- a CDS encoding uncharacterized protein (ID:PFLUO_007114-T1.cds;~source:funannotate); this encodes MSGTVGKTITCKAAIAWAAGEPLSVEDVEVAPPKAHEVRIEIHHTGVCHTDAYTLSGKDPEGAFPIVLGHEGAGIVESVGEGVTSVKPGDYVIALYTPECGECKFCKSGKTNLCGKIRATQGKGVMPDGTSRFKARGKDILHFMGTSTFSQYTVVADISVVAVTDKIPTDRSCLLGCGITTGYGAAVVTAKVEQGSNVAVFGAGCVGLSVMQGAVKNKAGKIIAVDVNDDKEAWARKFGATDFVNPTKLSGKTIQEHLIEMTDGGCDYTFDCTGNVGVMRAALEACHKGWGESIVIGVAAAGQEISTRPFQLVTGRVWKGCAFGGIKGRTQLPALVDDYLGGKLKVDEFITHRQPLDGINSGFDQMKQGDCIRCVVDMK
- a CDS encoding uncharacterized protein (ID:PFLUO_007112-T1.cds;~source:funannotate); this translates as MVTGKSPPAAEAIPPLPTSPDPVDSSSPPSKRDLASWWRQFKRNSRKDELKEPPRGIFGVPLNVSIKYANVAISLTNDHGESFIYGYVPIVVAKCGVFLKEKATDVEGIFRLNGSAKRIKDLQEIFDSPERYGKGLDWTGYTVHDAANVLRRFLNQLPEPIVPLEFYERFREPLRIYQKQVQSGVQAADADKFDHAKAVDTYQRLIIELPPLNKQLLLYILDLLAVFASKSDQNRMPSGNLSAIFQPGMLSHPQHDMSPEEYKLSQDVLIFLIENQDHFLFGMNGTAADEKTMKEVEAGMPPKTTHSNIRRSVSSASGSTEGHRKLDNLRRNVSVSSKNSRNSNNAPSPGTPTSASGGGVHRSNTLPSKMAPVVASARYSRPSEASATGTTGTTHQTGLSASHQSSRSTSRTPSVLEEPEEQGASQPTLGVSTPAPSFKHTATHGPVPVAASEHRSTSDAPRPQEIIQTPTSPLPQVLTPTRERKLSNLFSKSPPADVEQKENRQPNRLKKRRIPGSASASAQSSSNSLQGVNSESVDAVLESSRGRKSTDISMGDTTPRPTQSSTLGSQAESNTNPGENTPQPATDNSLRPHQSRTPSMNSRSSFTDHSDVDQADEASRSERRDHRRSWRFPRSSKRSSEQLGLGVSSPPLATNNPGAEQSSSSVGNDLQPASSDLSSQPLSLDAEVQGNSVSSSEPEKKSIFGKFKAKVAQVRDGVKDDLDRNRSPGRSDTDPSITSQPLSPTGPDPDNGAPTFIDIPREQPKEEPLRSPVSPMPGGLPPSIPEEPHSPVVPSAAPAADHAKEVSQAASTATTEAPTSALGGSSDASKEAAKEAAEPST